A single Lactuca sativa cultivar Salinas chromosome 8, Lsat_Salinas_v11, whole genome shotgun sequence DNA region contains:
- the LOC111896209 gene encoding uncharacterized protein LOC111896209, giving the protein MESQGAAGKPWTPKLTLECYLNLNNLDSISSTTLRKIITMHGFNSIKVPKNDLMDAVGSIELMDAHHSTLENDCVSSDAYLSLNDVIEDLSDIHWQECCITSIQTINSTIDFSSKDIDDVAACSSIVINNGNKKKKSKLTDKPPVLFTYARRGAK; this is encoded by the exons ATGGAATCACAAGGAGCAGCAGGAAAACCATGGACCCCTAAGCTGACTCTTGAATGTTAcctaaatttgaataatttggaCTCCATTTCTTCTACTACTCTTCGAAAG ATAATCACAATGCATGGATTCAATAGCATCAAAGTTCCAAAG AATGATTTAATGGATGCAGTGGGGTCCATCGAGCTGATGGATGCACACCACTCGACACTAGAAAACGACTGTGTGTCTTCAGACGCATACTTAAGTCTGAATGATGTGATTGAGGATCTTTCAGATATTCATTGGCAAGAATGTTGCATCACTTCTATTCAGACTATCAATTCCACCATTGATTTTAGCTCCAAGGATATTGATGACGTGGCAGCATGCTCCTCAATTGTGATTAACAATGGaaacaaaaagaagaaaagtAAGCTCACTGATAAACCCCCTGTCTTGTTCACCTATGCTCGTAGAGgtgcaaaataa